The Toxoplasma gondii ME49 chromosome XI, whole genome shotgun sequence region ATGTCACAGTCTGCGGGAGGTGGCGGCGTTTCCGGCGCTCAACTCGACCCCGGCCATCCGAAAGAGGGAGCAGACGGTCGTGGAAGTACATCGGCTGCCGCGGAGCTCTCTTCGACAGATGGCGTTCGCGAAAATCCCTCTGGTCCTGAGAGCGACAGTTCTTCCAGTGGGAAACGTTCCACCCTGCGAGGTCAGCAGATGCTGAGGTGGCCGCGCGCAGCcctccagcttcttcttcggtgtTGCCATTCACTCGTCTCTCCCGGGGCGCCATTCTTGCCACCGACCTGGCCAACCCCATGGATTTCTGTGTGGGGATACCGGTGGTTGTTGTTTAGACTGATGCTCGGCGCAGGCCTCATCAAACTCCGCGCAGACACTGCGTGGACCAACCTGACAGCGATGCAGTGGCACTACGAGACTCAGCCGCTCCCGAACCCTGTTGCCTGGTAGGATAAAAGGCAGGCGGCGGTTTTAGACTTGGTGAATTCTTCCATCTTCTTAGCTCACGTGTCTTTTCCAATGTGTACCGCTTTGATTCCAGCATCGAACGCTTGGGCACGCGTCAGCGTCCTTGCCTCACAGCTTCACTCTGCGAACACCTTCGAGTTCGCTAAATTCACTCTTGAGCGTTCTCATTTCAGCTGCATAGACATTCAAAATCCGAAGGTACAGGATTGTCTTGTCGAGGTGTTTGTGTCTCCCTGGTGGGGGACACGAGACGAACCACCGCAAGAGGCCTGAATGTTTGTGAACGGTTTTGCCTATGGCTGTGCGGTGGTTGAAGTCGATTGCGAATGACATGGACAGTGGGGTCTGGGCGTGGGTTCTTTGAGAATGCATATGCGTCTCTTGGCTTTTTCGCGCATGGTCAGTCTGTAGAGAGGGTTTCGGTACGGGTAGAGGAGCCGCTCAAAGGAAGTGTCTAACGTGGGTGGTGTTGTCAAAACGGTAGGCGGTCGCACCACGAGCTGAAGTGGAAGTGACGCTCCTTGCCCCCTCTTTTTTTTGCTCTGCCAGGTTCGTGCACATGTTGCCTATGAGCATGCACAAGTTTGAGGTACTGATGAATCACTTTGCGGAACTGGTTCTCCCCTTCGCCGTCTTGTCCCCCTGGAGACAACTCCGCTTGTTCTCCGGCTGCTTCCAACTTCTCTTCCAAGTCGCCATCATCATCACGGGAAATCTGGCGTTCATCAACTGGCTCACAATCGTCTTCattgtgtttcttttcgaCGACCGATTCCTCATGTAGGAGCAAAGTTCGTTGTTCGTTGGATCGAAAATGCCGTCCGTTTTGAAAAACAACATTCACAGTTCACGTCCGTTCTTCGTCGAGTGCATTTCTCTCCATTTGAAGTCTATAGGGGTTCCGGAAATCTTTAAGCGTTTGCGCCTGGCTCCGGAGGAATACGCACGAGGGCGACTTGTGATAACTCGTTATCAGCCCTGCTTCAACTTCAGTTTCAGCCATGTGCCTCAGAGCCTAGAAGAGAGGCAACAGTCGAGGGTGGGTGCCGCTTTTCACGTACAGGCAAAAGTGCTAGCATACAATCTTTACACGAATACTTACAAGACGCCTTAAAACTGGCGCTGACATGGCAGGGACGAGACCCTGCCGAAGGGAGAAGGGATTCTGGGGGTCGCTGGAATGCCTGCCGGTTGAGCCCCAGGTTTCCTCAGTCTGGAGAACCAAAAACGTTCCTTTGGGCGGGAACAAGTGCGAGGCcgagtttctcttcgcgGTGGCACACGCATACACACAGATTTTCGGTCGGCTCTTTTTTCAACTTTTTCAGGTGGTTGTTTCCGACTTCGACTCTGAATAAATTGCGGCCTCTCCTCCAGGGCTGTCCGGGCAACTGGTCTTTCCCGTCGAGCGACTCTGTGACCAAAGACACCAGCACAAGTGTCTCGAAGAGCGAGTCCGAGAAGTCCCCAAGGGAGCCACAAGCTTGCAGTGAACAGAGGCCGCTCTTGCGCAACGACGTAAAACTCAGAGAAACCtcagaagctgaagaggcgCACTGTCCTCCATCTTCGTCATCGGCCACCACGGCTGCGGTGTCTCGAGCGCTTCCGTGGCGTCTCTTGACGGGGCCAAAGTGGACGGGGCGGGCACTCCGGCGCATGCTCGCAACCTGGGGCTGCTGGCGAATTCCGTTGTTTCTGTTCATCGCGGCCGTTCTGGTCACCAGCGATggcattcttcttctccttctcgggAAAGCCGCTACAGCCCCATCCTTGTCGACGACACTCGTCTGGGAGTCTGCgggtctccttcttctcatcCTGACTTCCGTGGTGGCTTTGGGCGGTCTTGCCGGGGCCGCGGGAGTCCCGTGGTCTCTTCTGGGGGCAGCTGTatctgccttttctccccgTTTCACCGTAGAGAACCAACACCCTCTGACAAACCTGGCGTCTGTGGAGCggtcggagacagcagagaatgCGAGCTTACCAACACACCCTCAAGACTCTGAACGGCGCGGCACGGTGCTGCGCCGGCCTCGACAGACTGAGGAGGATGTGGGAGGACACGAGGGCGGAGTAGTCGAGAGTCGAAGACAGTCGAAGTCTGTGGTCGATGCAGACGAAGGCCGCGATGAGGCAAAACTTCTGTGGAAAAGAACGCAAGATGTAGGAGCCCTTGCCTTCGAGGTTCTGGTCGCCGGCGTCGTGCTTGCGAATCTCCTGTTCATGCACTTTCACCTCGGTCCAACTTTCGCCGGTCTTGGTGAGCAACAATATCTTATTCCCAGTTTTCTCGCATCTGCAAGTCCTGTGTCACGCTTTTGAAGTGGCCGCAGACGAGGCACAACAGACACGGAAGAGTTTAGCGTGTAGGATTTAGGGCTTCCATGCGTACAGCTTTCTGTGAGAATCACCAGTCCGCCGGCATGCAGTGCCGACCAGATAAGTGAAGCGCGAGTTGTAGTAGATCTGCAGGTTTGGAGAAACAAgagttgcatgcagtggcgGCCTGAACTTCATCAAGGATAGCAGTTTTTGGAGAAACATTTCACCCAGCGGCTTCCTTTAGGCGCGTAGTCAATTATGTTGCGGGTCTGTTTTAACCACACAGGTTTATTTGCATATCTTTGGCTGTGTCCACGGAGTCAGGTAGACGCCGGAATACTCCAGAAACGCAGCCGTTGCGTGTGCATTCTCGGCCTTTGTCTTATTGGCGTTTGTGCAGATCTCCTGACCGGGTTGCTCTGCGTCCTTTTGTTTGCCTTCGCACATCGCCACTGTTCAAACTCCTTCCTTGTTCTGCGTGTGATGACGGAAGTGGGGCTCCTTATCGTTCTGGTTTGGCGTTCGATCCCCGTTGTCGAGAATCTTCTCTCGCCCCACCAGATCATGAACGATACATACGACTCCTTTCGCCTCGTTAACAGTTATGGTCTTTTCGGATTCATGACCAAGCAACGGGAGGAGCTCGTCATTCAGGTAGGGATGTTACAAAACAGGAACGTTTTAAGGCGACCGTCGGGCACCAGCACGTTGTCCAGATTCGTCGAAAAACGCGTGCGCAAGGTGATGCCATTCCAGACAAAAGGGGCGCGTAGTGTCCCACTGGATTTGAATCTGCAGACATCACGAAAACGGAAAATGCACACAGAATAGCATGTGCCTGCCAACTAGAGCGCTGCACCTTTTCGCCACACAGTAGCGCAATCTGCGATCGGGATGCGATTCTACGTGGCTTCAGGGAACGTATGAACCAGATCCCCCGTCGGCACCTGCCAACCCAGCGTGGCAAACATATGAGTTCTACTGCAAGCCCGGAGACATAGACCGGCGTCCATGTTTCGTCTCGCCATACTATTACCGCCTAGACTGGCTGATGTGGTTTGCCGCGTTCAACGCCGACTTGCAAGCTCCATATTGGCTCCTTCGGCTAGTCAAAAAAATGCTTGCCAACGATCCCAAAACTTCGGCTCTGCTCGCGCACAATCCCTTCCGAGGAAAACGCCCTCCCACATTCATTCGAATTCTCCGCTACGACTACCACTTTGCGTACAAAGGAAAGGTGAGGCAAGCTGGTTGCTCGCAAGTCATCATTTTGCGTTGGATATGGACCGTTACCAAAACTACCATCGTTAAGAATAAATAGGCATACCTATGGTTTTCCCCCCTTAACCAAAATTTCGAAAGCAGTTAAGTTTGTACCCCTCCGACCCAACAGTTAcctcctcctcgctctgtctccgatCCGGTTCGTCCTATCAGCGTGTTTGGAGTCGTGGAAAAATACAGGAAACGCGAATTACGACGcgccgttttctctgctctcacTAAAGACAGAACAGTCACTCTAACGAAGGTCTCATAGGTACGTTCATGCGGTACGCTTTCCTGCAGGAACAGGACATGTACGAGCAGGGAAAGTGGTGGCAGAGAAAGTATTTGTCCGAGTTTCTGCCACCTGTTAGCGCCGCCCTGTTCCGCAAGATTTGATACTGTGACGAGGAGAACGCCGTACAAATTTTCTTTTGCAGGCGGTCACGAAGGACTTAGAGTTGACCGGCAGTTCTCCAGTTTTTTCAAGGCTAAAAAGTACCGTTTGTCTTGCATCATACAAAACAGGGACTGGCAAAATTTCTACGGTGCACATACACCAAGTGTCGTCGCTGCGAAAGGGGAGCTCTTCAGTGCCGGAACTCACAGCCCTTAGCCAAGTGTTGGATAGTTCAGGATTTCTCGAGAACTTTTTAGGTGGTATTTGTGAACGACATTTTGTTTTTGGGGGGCAACCGGTTTGTGTCCTTTGGAGAAAAGGCCAAGATGCTGTGTGGCTTACTGCCAGTCTGTGGCTGCAGTCGTTGAACCGACAACAGCAGACAGTTCAGCAACAGGCAAAGGGCACTATGTCTCGGGAGGACCTCAATGGCAAAGATAGCGAGACTTCTCTAGATGCCTCGCACTGCAAGAAGCAGTAGAAAATAAACGCATTCTCAGATGCCCTGTGAACTCATGACGTTGGGCTAAGACCGCAGGCTCCTGCGAGGCAGCTGCTGGCGGTCTGCTCTGTTGACGGCATTATGGGGAGTTCACTTTAAGCTTTGTTGTGTCGAACTTCATTGGTTACAAATGAAGTTTTATGCACATCACTGTAAGAGAACAAACGGGAAGGCAATCGACCTGGCCATGCGAGTGCGTTGTCGATCATTAAAACGATCCTTTGTGTTACATCTTATCTTGCCTTTTATAGGTTGTATTATAATAGTTTTCGATATCTTCTACTTACGTTTAACTTGTTCTAGCAATCTGCAGGTATTAACAACTGAGTGTCAacggaacaagaagaagtAGCTTCTGCCGTCACCTTGCCCAGGCTGTTCCAGTGGGCTTTGAACTGCATTTTTAACACCAAACTGCGGGACGGTTCGCCATTCATGTTGCAAGCAGTGATGACCCATGCAGTGCGCAAATAATGAAGAGCCGTGAGGACgctttgctcttctctgtaCACTACACATCTGATAGATTTGTTCACTGGTCTCTGAACGCAGGATTCTTCGTAAATGCTTACAGAGACATCTGGTGTCGACACTACGCACAACAGGGTTCACCGTGATTTCCTTTTGAGGCGCTTGTTCTCAAACACGGAAAGTATGCGTACCACACGGCATTGCTCTGTTGACAAATCCACAATTATTATCTCCCTGCTCCACCTTCGTGAGGCCTTCTGCGCAGGGACACACTAACCTAGGAAACCCAAGTCACTCTTGACACGAGAGCACTGCAGCGCATTACTCAGCCTCTCTGTGCGGAAAAAAGGGGCAACAAGTTCTAAAATCGGGTGGCTTCCCTAGAAAGCGTGTCTTTATAAGTTGCTGCAGTTTAATTCGAACGCTTTCCCACTTGGTGGTCACACCACTGCCTCCCGACGAGCCGGCCTCGCTTCGGTGACAAGGCTGGGGCGACTGAAAAAAACTCATGTTCCCGCGACTTGTACGCCGCTCTTTCAGCCTACCAGCTTCCACTGTTTACACTTGCCCGCTGCTCCAACACGTTcagcttctcctttcctaATTGACACGTAGCGAGTCCTTCTGCGAACTTCTGCgtttgttttccttcgacGTTACCTCTTCTGTGGCTGAATCGCTTGCCTTGTCTCGCAAAACGGTCGTTCCCAGAAAACGCGTCCGCGGTCATAAACCCTTCCTACTCACGGCTTCGTATTAATCCACGCACGAAAGTGTCACACGTGACAAGCGGAGCAACGCCTTCCTGAAGGTAAGAGTTGTTTTCAAAGCAACCCGAGACCATTTGCTTCCACATCTGCGTCGTGCAAGGTCCTGCCAACTCGAAACTGTTTCCGCTTACCGCTGGCTCCTCATTTCGTCAATCGCAAGGACGGAACCCGGTTGAGGTAGGCCGTGGGGGTGGCGCGCAGGGTCCGAACGTGACTCGAACCGCCCACGGCCTTTAGCCGCCAAAAATGCTGAGCCACGACAGAGCACCGCGTGCCGTTCGAACTGAGTCCAGACGgcggaaaaaacgcaaacatGACCGGACGAAGTTGTGCGATTCTCACTTTCTTCCAGGTCTTTTTCGGTCTACCCAGTTTCTTGTGTTGTTCAGTTCGTGTTTCTTTTGTAACTCGACGCACCGGTGGGCAGTCCTGCGTGCAGCCTCTAGCACCGGCGCCCGCGCTCTTTTTTTGACGTCGATTTCTGACTAGACGCTGCTGGTATAACTACCGCAGACTCGACCCCTCGGGCGTAACCGTCCAACGGCTCTCGCTTTCTAAAGCAAGAGTAAAGGCCTCTCCGCGCGGTTTTCCCTGTCGATTCACCTTCAAACCATTTGTTAGAAAGCGAGTGTTTCCTCAAATACAGCTCAGCCCTTGCCCGGTGGCCGCTCACAGTGAACGTTTTGAGGGGCGTTCTAGTCCAGTGACTATACGGACGACGGCACACAATGCGCGGCAGCGCTGGGTATTCCCGGAAGCGGATTTGTCTCTTGATTTGAAGGTTTTCTGTTCATGAGGTATAGGGCTGTACGTTACGCGTGCTGTGCTCTGTCCAATGTGGCGTTGTCCCAGAAATTTCGCAGGTGCTTCCGATACACAATGTACACCTAGATGAcctgcagctgtctctcgtctccggGCTGTGCGCTTGTCCGGACTACGGCGGATTCTAAATGTGCCACTCATACCCGCCTTTCGGCTTTAATTTCCGCATTTTACTCATCTGAACGCTGTATTTGCCAGTGTTGCGCCGGAAATGGCGCcacttcctttctcgcgccttctgGCTTCTCGCGGCAGTCGAGGCTCCCGGAGAGAGTCCACAGAAACTCCTGCTTCAGAAACGCATTCCTTCGCCGAATCCCCCACAGGAGGGTGTGGACCTCGCAGGACCAGCCTCAGCAGCGAAGTAAGCGTTGACTTGCGTGATTTTGAGTCAGCGCTGTCCGCTGTTGAAGAGCCGCCCTTCGAATCCCCCCCTGACTCGAAACTGTCCAGTCAATCTGTGTCAACTGACGCGAAAAAACATTCGAGTTCTCGGTGCATTGTGAGCCACGCGCCATCTTCTTCAGAAGCACACAACCAGTTTTTGAGGAAGCGCAACGTTGAATCGTCGGACTGCGTCGCATGCCCGGCTCCGTCGAGCTCTACTGCGAAAAGAGCAGACGGCATCACTGGCGACGATCCCGGTCTCGCGTGCAGCGCTTCGCGCGGCTCTGCCAGGCTGCGTAAAAGTCGCTCGGTGGAAATTGAACATTCAATTGCAATCACTTGCGTCCAACGAGCCGCGTCGCTGTCGTTCACGACCGCCGCCTCGGGTGCCGCGCGCGCCCCCTGCACGACTGCCCCCCTGAAGTCTCGCGTGGTGACCCACGCCACTTCACCGTTGGCTTCGTCACGCATCGGAAAAGGCGCTGAAATTCGGTTCGACGAGGAGCGGGCGGAGAACAATGTGTTGGAAACCTACCGTCGTGCTAGTCTCGCTGTATGTCCACCGGGCAGCTGCGGTCCGACCGCTGAGCTCCCAGAAGATCCTGGTGTCACAAAAAGGAATTCAAAAGACGCAGTTTCCGGAGGTTCAAGAAACTTCATGTGCATGGTGATTTCCCCGCCTACATCTCCGCGGATACCCGAAGTAAAACCTCCTGCGGGCGGTCAAACCGGGAATCCGGCGCTGCATGCCGGTCTGTCGGTTATTGCTTGTGCCGTCGCGGATTCCTCGCGGCACAACGACGGGCAAACTCAGTCAGACGTGGCCAAGCCAGCCGAGGCAGGTGCCGCTGCGCTCCAGACAACCACCGCTGTAGGACTTGCTTTGTCAGGAAGCTCGCTCATCAGTGACGGACCGATAAAGACAGCGAACAGCGACGATTGCACCCGTTGCGCAACTGTACAAGAATCGGTGTCATCAGCGAACGCGACGAGCCTCGCGGAACGCGGTGGCGTAGTCCCCTGTTTGCCGATAAGCACGAGCTGCGTCTCGGCTTCAAGTCTAGAAAGCAGCCGtgcgttctctccctcgattCCGCTGTCGGCGCGTCGCGCGCCTCCCATCCTGGCCATCGCCTCCCCTCGTCAACGACCTTCCTCGTGCTTTCCCTTTCGCGCCGCGGGCGGCGGGAACAAGGACGCCCCTTCGAGCTGCACCCCGGCCCCAGTTGTCGTGACACTGGACGAGACGTACCTGCGACaggaagaggcgacgcgcTCTTTCCAGACGGAAAGCGAAGGTAGGGGCGACCTGGCGCATGTTTCGAGTGAAGACGAGGGCAATGACGCGGCACACAGCGTCTCCTCCATTGTCATTTTCGAGTGTGACGACAGCGTAGGCAGTCCTTCCTCTCAGCGGTCTCCCGCGTCGCCTTGTTTTGCCGGAGCCGTTTCACCCCAGcactctctcgcgttctgcgcTGGACACCCGGAAGAAAGCAAGACTCCGAGCGCCGAGAGCGCACCGCctgaggacgaggaaggcacTGGCGTGGAGGCGGAACTCGACGCTGGGCACGAGGACGCTGAAGTCGAGCAGCCGACGGTCGTCGCACACATCGAGGTCAAGGAGTCTGGAGGAGTCTTCAATGACGAGGTCTGTTCACAAGCTTCAGACACGCTCGAAGCGTCCACTTCGGGGGGGTCGCGATCAGAGGCCAGCCACGGATGCGAGACGGACGGGACCGGTTGTGACGCGCCTCCTTCGGTGGGTGTGACAGCTCCTGGAAACGCTCCGGATTTCGCAGGCGAAGAGTCCATCGCCAGCTCTCAAGAATGTGATACACCTGGTGATGGCATGCACGACGGCTCTGCGGCCCTGTCTGCCGCCTCGCGCTGTCCCGAGTGCTCGCTGCATTTGCGGCCCCAGGAACTCGAGGACCATCtcttcgcgcatgcactcgatGCTCTCCAGGCACGTGCTGCACGGCGAGAGCGCGGAACGAAGAGCCTGAATCTCGTGGAAACCTGCGATTCGTCTCAGAGGGGCACCCTACTGTTGCGTACTTCAGTGCCTCAAACGGAAACCAGCAGAAACGCCCGTGCAGCCTCCCGGAACCTACTGCCGTGCCTGCGCTCAACTCGTCAGGCAGTGGGAAGCAACGCGCGCCAGCCCTCTTCGCCACAGGCCAATTCTTCTCGGCCGGCCACGGCGGCCGAGGGAGAAGCCGCCCGCTCACCAAATCCTGACGCTGAGGCGCCAGATACCTCTTCCGAGGCAGCAGAGTCGCAGAGGTCGGTTTCTCAAGAGACCGTCGTGCAACCTGCGAGTGCTGGGACAGCGCGGCCGAtgcggaagaggaagaaagtggGGATTTCTGTGACAGAGGATggagcagaaacgcgagacgagAGCAGGGCCACGAGTGGGGACGGGTCAGGGGCGTCCAGCGCGGGCACTCTAAGCCGGACTCTCCGCACGCCGCGGTACCGCCTCCTGGACCGCTCGCAGTCCAGGcaaagcagtgcagcatcgAGTAGTTCTGTGGCCGCAGCATCACGAACCACGACGGCTCGCGGAACCACAGGTATGGCACCAACTCAAGGCACCGGCGTCAAACAGACGCGCGCGACTACCGCGGGTGCCGCCACGCTCCGTCGGACTGCAAGCCAAACAGTGCGCCCTACTTCGGGGACGCAGCGCGGAACTTCGGATACCTCCGCCTCCGGATCAACCTCTGGACGAGCCACTCACCGGTACATGGAGGCGACGGCCGCGTCTTTGTCTCGGAGAGCAGCAATGCGAACCGCGTCTCGATTCGTCCCTccagacgacggagagaccgCGCAGAGCTCCTCGCTCGCGAACGTCTCGCTCTCAGAACAGCCCTCGGTTTCAGCGCAAGCCCCGAGTGTGGAGCTTGAGACGCTGAGCGCCACTCGCAGAGTTCTTTCTGAGCGGGGCGTGGACCaagctgtcgagacaccgtCGGGAGTCAGGCCGACGTCTGGGTCAGGAACCGTTTCGGAGTCGCGCAGCTCCACCATGAGCCGGTCGCGGACAACGGGCTTGTTCGGCTCCACTTCGGGAAGAGCTATTTCTGAGAATCGGCGCATGAGCGGAGCTTTGACGGCGCGGCCAGCACTGTCAGGCGTTGATGCCACAGAACGGGGGCCGCAAACGACGATCCACCGATCTACGCTGTCTTACGGCACCGACGAGGACTTGCCGCGCTCAGATTCGAGCCGCGTCCCCAGTCGCAGCTCGCATGCAACCGGGGTCTCGGGACTCACGTCGCGGGCGACGATGGGGTCGTACTCGTTTGCCCGCGTCTCGAGGGGGTCTCTCGAGCAGCGCCGCGCCGCCTGTGCAGCCGCGGCTGCGA contains the following coding sequences:
- a CDS encoding zinc finger, C3HC4 type (RING finger) domain-containing protein (encoded by transcript TGME49_315950); the encoded protein is MAPLPFSRLLASRGSRGSRRESTETPASETHSFAESPTGGCGPRRTSLSSEVSVDLRDFESALSAVEEPPFESPPDSKLSSQSVSTDAKKHSSSRCIVSHAPSSSEAHNQFLRKRNVESSDCVACPAPSSSTAKRADGITGDDPGLACSASRGSARLRKSRSVEIEHSIAITCVQRAASLSFTTAASGAARAPCTTAPLKSRVVTHATSPLASSRIGKGAEIRFDEERAENNVLETYRRASLAVCPPGSCGPTAELPEDPGVTKRNSKDAVSGGSRNFMCMVISPPTSPRIPEVKPPAGGQTGNPALHAGLSVIACAVADSSRHNDGQTQSDVAKPAEAGAAALQTTTAVGLALSGSSLISDGPIKTANSDDCTRCATVQESVSSANATSLAERGGVVPCLPISTSCVSASSLESSRAFSPSIPLSARRAPPILAIASPRQRPSSCFPFRAAGGGNKDAPSSCTPAPVVVTLDETYLRQEEATRSFQTESEGRGDLAHVSSEDEGNDAAHSVSSIVIFECDDSVGSPSSQRSPASPCFAGAVSPQHSLAFCAGHPEESKTPSAESAPPEDEEGTGVEAELDAGHEDAEVEQPTVVAHIEVKESGGVFNDEVCSQASDTLEASTSGGSRSEASHGCETDGTGCDAPPSVGVTAPGNAPDFAGEESIASSQECDTPGDGMHDGSAALSAASRCPECSLHLRPQELEDHLFAHALDALQARAARRERGTKSLNLVETCDSSQRGTLLLRTSVPQTETSRNARAASRNLLPCLRSTRQAVGSNARQPSSPQANSSRPATAAEGEAARSPNPDAEAPDTSSEAAESQRSVSQETVVQPASAGTARPMRKRKKVGISVTEDGAETRDESRATSGDGSGASSAGTLSRTLRTPRYRLLDRSQSRQSSAASSSSVAAASRTTTARGTTGMAPTQGTGVKQTRATTAGAATLRRTASQTVRPTSGTQRGTSDTSASGSTSGRATHRYMEATAASLSRRAAMRTASRFVPPDDGETAQSSSLANVSLSEQPSVSAQAPSVELETLSATRRVLSERGVDQAVETPSGVRPTSGSGTVSESRSSTMSRSRTTGLFGSTSGRAISENRRMSGALTARPALSGVDATERGPQTTIHRSTLSYGTDEDLPRSDSSRVPSRSSHATGVSGLTSRATMGSYSFARVSRGSLEQRRAACAAAAARRAVAGALETENVPSSDGRFGATFSEGPASARGDREQEARPTPVRSSLRSSSFQSLPVSSVVSRRSTGVIGTQGRGVTIATDSGARRVMTLGDCQNNSGSTIATAGRSCGGRPLPPVPLLPLSSLSQRLGASSTARIHSRTSAEEERARRERLACTHRDRSSVGLAGVSTAPPSSDASDTDDRWSRAASARDSRVSRTTSVQEIRPQVLHSARSSAGSTCYGVPARSNTASFIRHGETLSGESRRALGARRESLASRYSVASGRVFSSAEISSSGWVPTWGQTLIDMGLVPPPGTNRSVSVQRATGRHRDASREGVSEESSFGATGSVGTAHAMISHAFPRSNSVSLQRSGSTSWAASVQGSSASAAGRSSEDLNDFRYRLHTGFHSFGSHGSGRVSQEHSRGDSPIALPSLVSRSTTGEVYRQRVSMSRSQIGAWPYFASAEDSDNHATGRSRQSAHAGGRDRSSSGARHHAEDRWHAARSASTAAPADSRYTRSEWTRLGYAGGYYRDEGGSWSQQTAGVSTHRHHSNRQQEDLDIQAVEASYQRMEQEEDERRSRVLQILIDLLPTSAFDQSRSANLSDEAKRCSICFEDYEHADELRRLPCTHVFHKNCIDVWLRRSFVCPICKHDLRSSFE
- a CDS encoding rhoptry protein, putative (encoded by transcript TGME49_315940~Predicted trans-membrane domain (TMHMM2.0):130-153:208-231:242-265:496-519:645-668:687-710:809-832:836-856:862-885) is translated as MLRHFGGGFMPWRHLDISSLHWVDSARFGSHCKRYNQESATERLREGDAWNPSTVLAVNPSVSTMSNGAVADSAGDSGQQTPEETRGSRDTFVFGPFKEWLKHHCSLSKKDHALTAEDLKVMEGTYWLARIVFFRTLGFVYFTAFLIAHMQGPGLFGQDGLLRLEDTPPCKSSGQDSRELWTRFAAEPSLFHFFSCTDASLLFITSSGLVLSAVLILTGGVTVPVLLWLWLSYMTIQAAGQRFYTFTWDTLLLEVGFWAMPLTLVCFLRPFLPLTSAPSPSNTTPDGPGARPSTLKSATMSQSAGGGGVSGAQLDPGHPKEGADGRGSTSAAAELSSTDGVRENPSGPESDSSSSGKRSTLRGQQMLRWPRAALQLLLRCCHSLVSPGAPFLPPTWPTPWISVWGYRWLLFRLMLGAGLIKLRADTAWTNLTAMQWHYETQPLPNPVAWFVHMLPMSMHKFEVLMNHFAELVLPFAVLSPWRQLRLFSGCFQLLFQVAIIITGNLAFINWLTIVFIVFLFDDRFLMWLFPTSTLNKLRPLLQGCPGNWSFPSSDSVTKDTSTSVSKSESEKSPREPQACSEQRPLLRNDVKLRETSEAEEAHCPPSSSSATTAAVSRALPWRLLTGPKWTGRALRRMLATWGCWRIPLFLFIAAVLVTSDGILLLLLGKAATAPSLSTTLVWESAGLLLLILTSVVALGGLAGAAGVPWSLLGAAVSAFSPRFTVENQHPLTNLASVERSETAENASLPTHPQDSERRGTVLRRPRQTEEDVGGHEGGVVESRRQSKSVVDADEGRDEAKLLWKRTQDVGALAFEVLVAGVVLANLLFMHFHLGPTFAGLDLLTGLLCVLLFAFAHRHCSNSFLVLRVMTEVGLLIVLVWRSIPVVENLLSPHQIMNDTYDSFRLVNSYGLFGFMTKQREELVIQGTYEPDPPSAPANPAWQTYEFYCKPGDIDRRPCFVSPYYYRLDWLMWFAAFNADLQAPYWLLRLVKKMLANDPKTSALLAHNPFRGKRPPTFIRILRYDYHFAYKGKEQDMYEQGKWWQRKYLSEFLPPVSAALFRKI